From Phenylobacterium montanum, the proteins below share one genomic window:
- a CDS encoding undecaprenyl-diphosphate phosphatase, with amino-acid sequence MTHDGLTAILLGLVEGITEFIPVSSTAHLLLTKMLMGLPDGFWDTFIVLIQMGAILAVVALYFNRLLHVALRLPSDPAARRFVASLAIALVPAFILGFGLHDVIKKVLFESPRLICWSLLIGGIVLWLLDHFRPAPVIDSSEKIPFVKSLLIGVSQCLALIPGVSRSGATIAGSLLLGVERRAAAEFSFFLAIPTMAGAFALDAWKSRHDIDMSHAGIIAIGFVVSFAAGLLAIKTFIDFLARHGFAVFAIWRILVGGGGLIWLYFFAHAAAG; translated from the coding sequence ATGACGCACGACGGCTTGACCGCAATCCTGCTCGGACTTGTGGAGGGGATCACCGAATTCATCCCTGTCTCGTCGACCGCCCACCTGCTCCTGACCAAGATGCTGATGGGCCTGCCCGACGGCTTCTGGGACACCTTCATCGTGCTGATCCAGATGGGCGCGATCCTGGCGGTGGTGGCGCTCTACTTCAACCGGCTGCTGCACGTGGCCCTGCGGCTGCCCTCCGATCCGGCGGCTCGGCGGTTCGTGGCCAGCCTGGCCATAGCCCTGGTCCCGGCCTTCATCCTGGGCTTCGGCCTGCACGACGTGATCAAGAAGGTGCTGTTCGAGAGCCCCCGGCTGATCTGCTGGTCGCTCTTGATCGGCGGGATCGTGCTGTGGCTGCTGGACCATTTCCGCCCGGCGCCGGTGATCGACAGCTCGGAGAAGATTCCGTTCGTAAAGTCGCTGCTGATCGGCGTCTCCCAGTGCCTGGCCCTGATCCCTGGCGTGTCGCGCTCGGGCGCCACCATCGCCGGCTCGCTGCTCCTGGGCGTCGAGCGGCGCGCGGCGGCCGAGTTCTCGTTCTTCCTGGCCATACCGACCATGGCCGGCGCCTTCGCCCTCGACGCCTGGAAGAGCCGCCACGACATCGACATGAGCCACGCCGGCATCATCGCCATCGGCTTCGTGGTCTCGTTCGCCGCCGGCCTCCTGGCGATCAAGACCTTCATCGACTTCCTGGCGCGGCACGGCTTCGCCGTCTTCGCCATCTGGCGGATTCTGGTCGGCGGCGGCGGCCTGATCTGGCTCTACTTCTTCGCCCACGCGGCGGCGGGATAG
- a CDS encoding complex I NDUFA9 subunit family protein, which produces MQGLVTVFGGSGFIGAQVVRALAKRGYRVRVAVRRPGLAYKMRMLGDVGQIEVVQANVRAPASVARALEGAQACVNLVGVLYEAGRQKFQSLHAMGAHNIAEAAAAAGVASLVQVSAIGADASSPAKYARTKALGEAEARKAFPGAVILRPSIVFGPGDHFFNRFGQMAALSPVLPLIGGGETLFQPVFVGDVASAVAACVADPSTAGKTYELGGPATYSFKALMQLMLQVIGRHPFLAPIPFPLAKLIGTVGDAVAAVSPFPPPLTADQVELLKVDNVVAKGALGLGDLGISPTAVEVVIPAYLFRYRKGGQYAEALASGA; this is translated from the coding sequence ATGCAAGGACTGGTGACGGTTTTCGGCGGCTCGGGCTTCATCGGCGCGCAGGTGGTTCGCGCCCTGGCCAAGCGCGGCTATCGCGTGCGGGTGGCCGTGCGCCGGCCGGGCCTGGCCTACAAGATGCGCATGCTGGGCGACGTCGGCCAGATCGAGGTGGTGCAGGCCAATGTCCGCGCCCCGGCGTCGGTGGCGCGCGCCCTCGAGGGCGCCCAGGCTTGCGTCAACCTCGTGGGCGTCCTGTACGAGGCCGGCCGGCAGAAGTTCCAGAGCCTGCACGCCATGGGCGCGCACAACATCGCCGAGGCCGCCGCCGCGGCGGGGGTGGCCAGCCTGGTGCAGGTCTCGGCCATCGGCGCCGATGCGTCGAGCCCGGCCAAATATGCCCGCACCAAGGCGCTGGGCGAGGCCGAGGCGCGCAAGGCCTTCCCAGGGGCGGTGATCCTGCGCCCCTCGATCGTGTTCGGCCCGGGCGACCACTTCTTTAACCGCTTCGGCCAGATGGCCGCCCTGTCGCCGGTGCTGCCGCTGATCGGCGGCGGCGAGACCCTGTTCCAGCCGGTGTTCGTGGGCGATGTGGCCTCGGCGGTCGCCGCCTGCGTCGCTGACCCGTCGACCGCGGGCAAAACCTATGAGCTAGGCGGCCCCGCCACCTACAGCTTCAAGGCGCTGATGCAGCTGATGCTGCAGGTGATCGGCCGCCATCCGTTCCTGGCGCCGATTCCCTTCCCGCTGGCCAAGCTGATCGGGACGGTCGGCGACGCCGTGGCCGCCGTCTCGCCCTTCCCGCCGCCGCTGACCGCCGACCAGGTCGAACTGCTGAAGGTCGACAATGTGGTGGCCAAGGGCGCCCTGGGCCTCGGCGACCTGGGGATCAGCCCGACCGCGGTCGAGGTGGTGATCCCCGCCTACCTGTTCCGCTACCGCAAGGGCGGCCAGTACGCCGAGGCCCTGGCCAGCGGGGCGTAA